TGGTTGCGCATCAAAGAGCAATCCATCATGCGTCATAGGCCCGGGCTGAACCAGATGCGCTGCGGTTTGAGGCGGGAAGGGATTTAGGCCCGCTTGCATCATCAAATGCGGGATATCGAAGTACATGGCGGTTTCGACGATCTTGCCGCCCGCGACCTTGTTGAACTCGCAATACCGCAGGAAAGCCATTTTGCCCGTCGGCGCGATGCCAAGCCAAGGCTCATCAAAGAGCCCCATAAGGTGGCCCATAGACACAACCCATGAGCCGTCAAAGCCGTCGGTTTCATTCTTGCCTGCCATGAAAACATCCTGACGCCGTTGAAGCCGTTTTAAGGATGTTTTCAGGGGTGCCCAGAATTCTGATGCGACACGAATCGAGTCCGTCATTTCATTGAAAGGATGAAAGCCGCGCCACAGATAGTCGGTCGAAATATATTGACCCAGAACACCCGCTATATCGCCAGAATCGGCGGCGTCCAAAGCAGCATAGTATTCTCTAACTAAATGTTTTTCCGCTTGAAAGTCGACCACTCGACCTCTCCCTTTGATGGATTTTTGCACACGTTTGCAAAAACTTCTTGCCAAAATCCGGAACCCGAGTCTACCCTGTTGCAA
This is a stretch of genomic DNA from Cognatishimia activa. It encodes these proteins:
- a CDS encoding ester cyclase, yielding MVDFQAEKHLVREYYAALDAADSGDIAGVLGQYISTDYLWRGFHPFNEMTDSIRVASEFWAPLKTSLKRLQRRQDVFMAGKNETDGFDGSWVVSMGHLMGLFDEPWLGIAPTGKMAFLRYCEFNKVAGGKIVETAMYFDIPHLMMQAGLNPFPPQTAAHLVQPGPMTHDGLLFDAQPKAEGDATLAAINAMIGDLGTWQLGLPLEEELARTWHDDMIWWGPAGIGATYTIERYAKQHSGPFRAAFSERSKTNHICRMAEGHYGGFFGWPNFTARHDGGFMGMPASDKLGEMRVIDIYRREGDKLAENWIFIDLLHFWKGLGVDILARMQEVPRT